The following nucleotide sequence is from Tardiphaga alba.
AAAACTAGACGAAAGGTCGCCCGATTGCGTTGCCGTCGCGTGGAATTTGGTTGGTTAACGCCATCGCGCAGGCATCACGACGGACTCCGCACAACGTGATCGGTTGCGAGCATTGTTGTCCGCGGTGCGAACCGTTTCGCCACAGTCGCGCGTATCTTGGTGCGTGACGACGACTCGTCGGCACACGCCATCCGGCGCGTGCATCCGTCTCCAGCCTCGCGAGCCCTCATGGCGTTCAAGTTTCGCAAAATGTCGATCAAATCCCGCAAGCGTACGCTTGGAATCGCCGGGTTCGCGCTGGTCGTCGAAATGATCGTCAGCCATCCGCGGTTCGACGTGACGCATGTCGCCACCGCGGCACGTGTGGCGGGCCCGGCGCTGATGGCGTCGCTGGCAACCCTGACCCGCACCGTCCACCAGCCCGATGACACCGTTGTCGGCGTGCCCGTGGTGACGCCGGTGAGCGATCACACGACGATGTCCTGCGCCAAGCCGCGACGCATCGAGAGCTGATTGGAACCGACTTTATGCGAGGGTACGATCCAGATGCCGACGGCTTGCTACCCAGAGGTGGTGATGGCGGCCGTCTCGCGCATGGATGTGAATGGCCATCCGGCGGGAGGGAGGCTATGATTCCGGCATGTCACGCCTGATTTGCCTGTCACTCGTCGTCGCCATGTCTTTGTTCTCTGCCGATGCCATGGCGGCGTCGGGCAAGAAGCAGAAGCCGAAGAAAGGCTGGCAGGGCTATGGCTTCCTGCCGGGATATCGGCAGCCGCTGAACAATGCCGTGCCGCTCTTCATGCAGAAGCGTGCGGACCTGCGCATGGCCAAGCGCGATCGCCGCCATTGGTACATCGACAAGACGCCGCAATATTACAACTGGTGGAGCGACGAATGGCGCTATCCCGGTCATCCCGGCTTCTATCGCGGCCAGTATAACGGCGGCAGTTTCGGACCCTGCTACACGCGCACGCCCATCGGGCCGATCTGGACCTGCGGATAGTAACCGATGACGAAAGTAGTTCTAAGCGCAGCTATCGCTGCCGTCATGGCCGTCTCGACGACGCTGCCCGCTTTCGCGGATGCCAGGCATGGCCATCACGGACATCACGACAGCACCGTAGCCTTCGGCGCCGGTGAGCCCGGCGATCCCAAGCGTCCGTCGCGAACGGTGAATGTGGCAATGAACGAAGTCGATGGGCGGATGCTGTTCGTGCCGAGCAAGGTCGAGGTGCGGAAGGGCGAGCAGGTGAAATTCGTGCTGCGCAATGTCGGCGCCATCGAGCATGAATTCGTGCTGGCGACGACCAAGGAAAACCTGGCGCATGCGGAAGAAATGAAGTCCGGCGCCATGCAGCACAACGATCCGAACGCAAAAATGCTCGATCCGAAAAAGACCGGCGAGATCGTCTGGAAGTTCAGCAAGGCCGGCGAGTTCGAATATGCCTGCCTCATCCCCGGCCATCGCGAAGCCGGCATGGTCGGAACCGTCGTCGTGAAGTGACGGGGATCGCGATGTCAGCGAGACAGGTCAGCCAGGATCAGGGCTGGCTGCTGTGCCAGCGCGATGTCCTTGGTCATGATGATGGTGGAGGCCAGCAGCCCTTCAGGTTTGGGCTGCGCCGCCATGACGCCGATCCACATGGTGGCGGCGGCGGCGAAAGCGACAAAGGCGACGATGCTGGAATGGTCGGGGCGCTGCATTGGAGCCTCCTGCGATCGCTCTCAAGCTTACCGGGGCGCGTTCGTTCCATGACGGAATGAAAATATTTGCAGCCGTTCTCGAAGGTCAGATCAGCCGCGTGGCGATCAGGACGGATATCGTGAGCAACACCAGCACGATAACCACCACGAAAGGCAGCATGGCGCGATAGGCCTCGCGTTCGTGGCCGGGCGTTCCCGCCATGTTGCAAACGATCGACATCCGCACCGGCGAGACCATGTTGAGCGATAGCGCGGCTGCATGCTGCAGCGCGACGACCGCGGCCACGTCGAGGCCGGCTTCGGTGGCGAGGCTGAGCTGCGACGGCATGAACAGGCCATTGGCCGCATTGCCGCTATTGGCGAGGGCGCCGAACACCGCCGAGATCATCGGCGTCACGGTGACCGACCAGACGCCGAACGTGTCGTACATGCCGCGGGCGAGGCCGCTGGCGATGCCCGAGCGCGACAGCAGTTCCGCCATCATCGAGAATACGACCACGGTGAGAACCGCGAGCTTGCCGGTCTTCCAGGCGGCGGCCATCTCGCCGGGAAAGCTGCGTTGGTGACCGCGTAGCAGCGCCGTCAGCACGGCTGCGATCACGAGCCATGTGCCGGCATGGAAGAGGGGCGCCCATGTCGGCGCACCCGCGAACGGGCTGATGCTCCAGGACGATTGCAGGATCTGGTTGAGGGGCGGAACGAGGCGCGTCATGGCCAGCCAGCCGATCAGCAATGTAAAGGGCAACATGCGCCAAGCGGCGGCGGCGAGGGCCGTACGGTCGGGCCGCTCGTCGATCAGGTAGCGCAGCACGATCGCGGGGCCGAGCGCCGCCAGCATGGCCGGCTCCGGTCCGAGAAAGGCGGTGGCGACGATGGCGAGGCCGAGGCTGCCGATCACCCAGACGGCTTCGCTAATGCGCTCGCGCCAGTCCGCGCCGATTCCGGCCCGCTCCGCCATGTGCCAATAGATCGGCAGCCACAGGATATTGAAGGTGAGATAGATCAGGCTGGCGCGTAGCGCGAGCGATGTCGGATCGGTTCGTGCAAAGGCGGCGCCGACCACCGCGCCGCTACCCATGGCGCCCCACAGGATCATGGTCTGGCTGATGAGCGAGAACGCAAGCAGCTCGATCGGCTTCAGGCCAAGGCGGCGGATCAGCACCATCGTGCCCATGATGCCGATGCCAAAACCCGTGGCGGATTCCGCGAACGGCCCGATCAGATAGCAGGCGGTGAATAGCAGGCGACGCCGCGCCCGCGCATCGGGCAGCAGCGTTTCCACGGGCATCGCCGCGCCGCCGGTGCGGATCGCCATCTGCCAGAACAGGAGGCCGCCCAGAATATAGGGAACGACGATCCAGCCGATCCACGCGCCGCGCAACAAGGCCGTGCCGGCGTCACCGATGGAGAACAGCTGGGGCGCGGTGGCCAATGCGACGACCAGCGCGGTGGCGAGGCCGATCAGCGAGGCGGGGAGTGTGCCGGCCAGCCCGCTCGCGATGGCGCCGATGACGGCCAGCGCGGGCAATGCCCAAACAAGGTATAGCAACCTGCAGCCCCCCGGATCTTTGTTAGGTGGCTGGATGCGCGGGAAAGGCGAGTGCTGTCAACCACTCCGCGAACATGGCACGGCCGGCTTGCGCGAGGGGCTCGCCGTGGCGGCGGGCATCGGCGCGAATGTCGCGTGGATCGATGCCGGCCGCGGCGAGTTCGCAGGCATGGCCGATCAGCCAGGATTCGAGACCTTGTGTCGTGTCCGCTTCCGGATGGAATTGCAGTCCGAGCACGTTGGGACCGATGGCGAAAGCCTGATGGCTGACGCTTGTCGTCGCGAGTAGTGCCGCGCCGACCGGAAGCTCGAAGGCATCGCCGTGCCAGTGCAGGACCGCGACATCGGCGAGATGGCGCAAGGGACTGTCGCTGCCGGCCTCGGTGAGGAGGATCGGCGCAAAGCCGATTTCCTTCATGCCGGTGGGGGCCACTTTGGCGTCGAGCGCCGCTGCGATCAGTTGCGCGCCGAGACAGATGCCGAGGATCGGCAACCCGGCGCGCAGCCGCGTCTCGATCAGCGCGCGTTCGGTGATCAGGAATGGATAGGTATCGGTCTCATAGACGCCGATGGGGCCACCGAGCACGATCAGCAAGTCCGGATCCAGCGCATTCAGGCGATCGAGATCGCCATGGGTGACATCGGCATAGGTCAGCGTGTAGCCCGCGTGCGCGAGCTCCGCTTCGAATGTGCCGAGCGTTTCGAATGCGACATGCCGGATCGCGACGGTGGTGCGTTGACCTTTGATGGCAGTCATCAGTGAATCTCGTTCGGTATCAGGCTTTGGGAAAATCAGGCCAGTAATGGCCATCCGGCGTCGGCCGCTTGCCGAAGATCGCCTGGCCGACGCGGACCACATCGGCGCCTTCTTCAATGGCCGCTTCGAAATCGCCGGTCATGCCCATCGACAGTTCCACCAGCGCCGGATTGCGCTTGGCCACCTGATCGCGCAGGCGGCGCAGCAGCGCGAAGCAGGGGCGCACGCGGGTCATGTCGTCGCTGAACAGCGCCAGTGTCATTAGACCGCGCGGCCGCAGGCGGGGAAACTGATCGAGGCAATCGACGAAGGACGGCAAGGCGTCGGGATGCAGGCCGAATTTGCTCTCCTCGCCGGAGGTGTTCACCTGAACATAGACATCGAGCGTACGGTCCTCGCGTTCAAGCCTTGAATTCAAGAGTTCGGCGAGGCGCATGCTGTCGAGGGCATGGAATTCCCGCGCGAACCGGGTCAGGTATTTCACCTTGTTGGTCTGCAAGTGCCCGACGATGCTCCAGGCGATCGGCAGATCATGCAGGATCTCCCTCTTGCCGATGGCTTCCTGAATCTTGTTCTCGCCGAAATCATGGATGCCCGCATGATAAGCGAGCCGGAGAACATGGGCGGGGACGGTCTTGGTGATCGGCAGCAGCCGCACCGACGCACGTTCGCGTCCTGCGCGGGCGCAGGCATGGGCGATGCGGCTTTCGACGGCCGCCAGATTGGTGCGGAAGACGGATTCCGGATCGGGCCCGAAGCGGACGATGTCGTCCGCCGTGAGGCCTTGTGCGCCGGTCGTCATGTCCATGCGGTCACCTGCATCCGTCGATCGTGCACACGCCCGATGTCTCCGCGCTGATCCCGGCCGGAGCCACCGGCTGCTCGCAGATCAGCGCCATCAGCTCGGCGCCGAGCTGCAGATCGGCGATATGGCCGAACACATGCCGGCGCAGTTGGCCTTCGCGGTCGAACAGCAGTGTGGTCGGCGTGCCCTGAAAACCATAGTCGCGCATGGTGTGCGGCAGGCCGGGGCCATCCGGCGCATCCACGCCGACCGGGAAGCGGATCTTGTATTCGTGCAGGAACGCGCGCAGCGCAGCCGGTCCCATCGCATCGTGATGCTCGAATACGCTGTGCAGGCCGATCACGGCGACGTCGGAGGATTTAAAGGTGGCGGCCACGCGCTGCGCCTGCGGCAGGCCTTCGGCGACGCAGCCGGGGCATAGCATCTGAAACGCAGTCAGCATCACGATCTTGCCGCGCAGGTCCGCGAGAGAAAGCGGCGAGGGGGTGTTGAACCATTCCGTGGTCCGCCATTCCGGAGCCCGGTCGATTGTCGTCATGGCATCTGTCCTCCACCATCACGGGCCGACGCGATCCGTCGATCCCCGGATGGGACGATGCGGTTTACAGTTTTGGCTGGACCATTAGAATAACCAGTTGGTGGCAATCGAGGTGGTCCAGTTGGCGGGTGTGAAAACCGGTATCAGAGCGCCCGGTCTCGGTGCGCGGCAGATCTACGAGACGCTGCGTGACCAGATCGCAGACGGCGTGTTCGGCGTCGATGGACCGCTGCCGTCGTCGCGCAGTCTCGCGCTCGAACTGGGCGTGTCGCGGACCACGGTCACCGTCGCTTATGACCAGTTGCTGGCCGAGGGGTTCATCGAGGTCAGGCAGGGCGCCCGCCCCCATGTGGCGCGGGGCTCGCTGCGGCGTCCCGCATCCGAGCGCGCGCCACGGCCGCGCAGGACGGCGCTGCTCTCCGATTACGGCAAACGGCTGCGCGGCGTCCCGCCCGTCATGGTCGCCGATCCCCGTCCGCTGATCGCGGATTTCCGCTACGGCGATCTGGCGCCATCGGATTTTCCCGCGGCCGCCTGGCGCCGCGCGATCAATGCGGCGATGGCGCAGCGTGCGGACCGGCTCGGCTATGACGATCCGCGCGGTGCGACGCGGCTGCGCACGGCCTTGCAAGGCTATCTGTGGCGTGCCCGCGGACTGCGCTGCGACCTCGACCAGATCGTTATCGTCAACGGCTCGCAACAGGGGCTCGACCTGTGCGCGCGGCTGTTGCTCGATCCCGCGGACCGGTTCGTCGTCGAGGAGCCCGGCTATGCCATGGCGCGCCATATCTTTGCGAGTACGGGCGCTTCGCCGGTGCCGATCAAGGTCGATGATGACGGGCTGATGGTGGATGCGCTGGCGGACGTCGCGGCGCGCCTCGTTTATGTCACGCCGTCGCATCAGTTTCCGCTCGGCAGCGTGATGGCCGTGGCGCGGCGGCGCCAGTTGCTGGCATGGGCCGGCAGGACGCGCGCCTACATCGTCGAGGACGACTACGACAGCGAATTCCGCTACGACATCGCGCCGGTGCCGCCGCTGCATACGCTCGATGCCCATGGCAATGTGATCTATCTCGGCACGGTGTCAAAGACGCTGTCGCCGACATTGCGCATCGGCTATCTCGTCGTTCCGCATGAATTGCAGGCGTCGTTTGCGATGGCCAAGCAATTGTCGGATCGGCATTCCGCGGTGCTGGAGCAGGCGGCGCTGGCGTCGGTGATCGAGAGCGGGCTCTATGAAAGCCATATCCGCAAGATGCGCCGCCTGCATCGCGAGCGGCGCGAGACCTTGCTCGCGGCGTTGCGCCTCAAATTCGGCGATCGCGTCGTCATTGCGGGCGCCGATGCCGGCCTGCATGTGGTCGTGCGCTTTACCGACCTGCCGCGCAGAATGACCTCCGACCTGATCGATGCGGCCCGGCATGCCGGCATCGGCATTCACGCGGTGTCGGAGCTCTATGCGACATCGGCACGGCCCGATCGTGTGACGCTGATCATGGGCTATGCCGCGCTCGATAGAGTTCGGATCGAACGCGGCATCCATATCCTCGCGGACGTCGTGCAGCGCCTGCTGGCGCAGCGCTGACGCAGCCGCGGGATCGTCAGGGCGTGCGCTGCTGCCCCGCGGAGGCCAGCAGCCGGAAGATCTCGCAAGCGGCGACCATCCCCGCGAGCCACAGCGCGCTGAGCGCACCGATGCGGGCGACGATGTCCATCGCAAAACCTTCGGTTCCGCCGAGCGCCGGGGTGAACGCGAAGAGCGTGATTTCATAGACTGTGTAAGCCACGGCAAGCGCGATGGCCAATGCGACGGGCGTCGTCAACCGCGCGGAAGCATTCAGCACGTTTTTGGCGGCGGCGGTTGCTGCGAGGGACGCGAGGCCCAGGACGATGCCCCACGACAGCGAATTGGCATTGATCGGGTAATGCAATGCGCTGTAGCCGATGATCTGGTTCACCAGCCAGGCGCCGGTGACGACCAGAAATGCAGAACGCAGCGGCAGGATCGCGGCGGCGATCACCGCGAATGCCGAAAACGGCGTTGCACAAGCAAAGGCAAAGCTGGCAAGCGCCGACGCCGCGGTGAGCAAGCCAAAGGTGAATAGTGGTGCATATTGCGGGGCAGTCGGCGTCAGTCTCGGCTGCTGCGTCATGGTCAATTCTCCTTTGCTAGGGCTGTTCTGAGTCCCGGTGCAGTTGCTCCATGGGATCGACGGAATCGTCGGTCCCGCGGTGATCGAAGGCGTCCAGCCATTCCTGTAACGCTGGTGCTGTCTCACCGGCAGCCAGGAGCTGCCTGAGCGCAATACGCAAGGTTGCGCGACCGTGACGGCCGCCAAGGTCGGCTTCCGACGATGCCGGCGCATTGGCTGCAATCTTGCCAAGCACCTTGTGCTTCAAAGCGACCAGGTCAGGCACGCCGAATTGCGTGAGGAGAGCTTGAAACGCGTCATGACTGGTTGGCTCGAAGGCATGCGGTCGGCCGAGTTGATCGCGTTGCGGATGAGCGGGGTAGAAATGCGCGCAGGGCACCCAGCCGCCCGGCAGTGGTTCGGTGGCGGCGTGTGTGCGCCCGGCTGCGAGCAGCTTCGGGAGGATATGCGTATGCGGTCCGTCCGGGCTGCGTCCGGTGGGCGGCGGAATCGACTGGAACACTTCGAGCCGCCCCAGTCGGGTGAGAAACACCCGATGAGGATTGGCGGCCATCAGGATGGGAAGGGCAGCGCTGTCCGGCACAAACACCGCTGTGCCGACAGCACGCCGGAGCGCTGCCACGGTATCGGCGCCCGTGATGCGTACGCAGACATCCACCTGCAGACAGCCGAGCCCGAGATCGAACAGCACGCCGTCGCGATCGGTCTTGCGCAAGGCATCGCCATCGGGGCCTATTTCGGTGAGGACGCGGCGCTCGTTCATCGCGCAACGGTCCTGCGGCAGGCAGAGCGCGACGCGCTGGCTCCAGCTGTCCCGCGTGAGCGATTCCGATGCGATCAGTCTCTGATCATCGTGCGCGATCAACCGCACCCCGCCGCGTGGCGTCACGATGCTCGCGGTTGTGTCGTCGATGGCCGAAATTGCCGGCTCATCCGTGTCGCGCGTGAATTCGCCGATCGCGCCGAAGCTCCCCATGCTCCAGCCTGTCTCGCCATCGGCGAGATGCGCAGCGAGCAGGCGGGCCGGCATATCCTCCGCCACGACCGCATGTCCCGCTGCGCCGCTCATGTTATTGCACGCCGTAGCTGGCGAGGCGGACGCCGCCGAACACGCCGAGACCGGGGGCAAGGAAGCCCGTCGGGTTCTGGTAGCGGACGTCGAACAGGTTATCGACGCGGGCGAACAGCTTGACCTGATCGTTCAACGCATAGTCCCCGCGCAGATTGACCAGCGTGAAGCCGGGCGCATCCAGATTGACGAAGGTGCTGCGGTCGATGTCCCGCCAGGTGCCGAGATGCAGCACCGTCGCCGACAACGTCAATGCGTCGATCGGCAGCCAGGTCGCCGTGGCACTCCACTTCTCCTTCGGCCGCCGCAGCAATGTCGCACCAGTGAGCGCGTTCACCGCTCGCGTATAGGTGTAATCGGCGCGAATGCCGAAGCGCTCGGTGATACGCGCTGTCACAAAACTCTCGGTGCCTTCGGTCGTCGCGAGATCGACATTCACATAGGAAGTGAAGCTGGTGTTGGAATTGATCAGGTTGGTGATGTCATTGCGGAAATAGGTCGCGCCGAAGCGGACCTGATCGTTGAAGAAGGGCTGTTCGAAGCCGACATCATAACCGGTGCTTTCTTCGGGCTTGAGATTGGGATTGCCCGTCGAGAAAAGCGTCTTCTCTAACAGCTGGCTCAAGCTCGGCGCCTTGAAGCCGGTGCCATAGCTCGCTTTCAGCTTGGTCTCGGTCACCGGCACGATCACGGCGGGGGCCACGCGCCAGGTGGTGTGATTGCCGAACTGGTCATGAGAGTCTTCGCGCACATTGGCGACCACGAAGATGCGATCGGCGAGCTGCGATTGCAGTTCGACGAAGCCGGCCTTGTTGCCGGTCTGTGCAACAAATTCCGCGCTGCTCAGCCGGTCCGTCTGCTGTTCCGCGCCGACGACGATGTTGTTGCCGCGTGTGATCTCCGCCACCGTGTGCCAGTCGAATTTCAGCCGGTCGCCGGTGCTGCTGCTCGGCGTTGCCGATGTGGGCGAACGGTCAAACCGGTTGTTGTTCGAATAGTTGACGCCGAAATAGCTGCGGATGCGACCATCCAGCGCCGTCCACACGGCTTCCTCGCGGGTGGCGAATTGCTGCACGGCGTGCGAGCTCTGGGTGGGATTGGGTGCGCTCGGGAAGTTGAAGTCGTCGCCGGTGAAATAGAGCAGCGCATCGGTGTAGCGCAGCACCGAATTGATGGTCAGGTTCTCGTTCAGATCGACGCCGACTTTGCTGGAAATGGTCTTGTTGTCGTAATTGTTGCCGATCGCCCGCTGACCAGGTGGCAGCGACTGCTGCGGCGTGACGGGGACATCGCCGGCATGAAGATGAGCGACACTGAAGGCGTAGTTCACATTGTCCTTCGAGCCGCTGAGACCGATATTCTGGTTGAAGGTGTTGAACGAGCCGGCCTCGAATGTGCCGGAGACGCGGGCCGGGCCTTCGCCCTTGCGGGTGATGACGGAGATCACGCCGCCGATCGCATCGGAGCCATAGAGGCCACTTTGCGGGCCGCGCAGCACTTCGATTTGCTGAACATTCGCTGTCAGCAGGTTCGCATAGTCGAACGCGCCGTTCGGCGTCGAGGGATCGCCGACATCGATGCCGTCGATCAGCACCTTGGTGTGGTTGGAATTGGTGCCGCGCATGAACACCGAGGTCTGGCCGCCGGGGCCGCCGGTCTGCACCACATTGAGGCCCGGAATGGTGGCGAGCACATCGGGCACCGCGCGATATTGCTGGGTCTCGATGTCCTTCTGCGTGACGACGCTGACCGAGCTTGCGACGCGATCGACGGAGGTCGCGATGCCGGTCGGGCTGATCACCACGGGCGGGAAGGGGTTTGGTGCGGCCGTGACGGTCTCCGCAGGGGGCGCAGGCCGGCGGGCGGCGCGCCGGGTGCGGGTCTGCGCCGGCTGCGCCGTTGCGGCATTCGGCCGGGGCGTGACGATCTCGACGGGAGGCAGAAGGTTCGGCGAGGCGATTTGCTGGGCCTGCGCGGCGCCAGCACCGAGCGACAGCGCAAGGATGCAGGAGCTGAGCAGGAAGCGCCCGTGAGTGGGCGATGGACGGAAGGCGGACGACATGAGTGAAACCTCGGTGGTGACGTCAGTGGCACGTCACAGCGAACGAGGTTCACGTGAGACTCTGGGAGTCTCCGATGAACATATGTCTGTACTCCCCGACCGACATCTTCGCGTGTGACCACGATTGACGGCAGGTCTCCTGGCTCGCGGGTCGTCGCCTCCGCATCGCCTTCCCGGGACCGAGTTTCCCAGTGGCATCTGATGAGAGGCTTTCCGCTTACAGTTGCGGGGGCAGCTATGGCATTGAGGCCCGTCGCAACGCGCCTCGCACCACATTCCCTTTTAATCCCTTGCGGGGGACCGTCGGCTGCACGTTAAGGATGATGGTAGCGGGGTGTCAAGAGAAGCAGAGCGATGCCGGACGGCATCCCTGTTGATCGTGTTTGCCTCGCAACACGCGCTGTCCGCTTTCGCCACATTATGTGAAGCCGACGAACCGCGTCGCTTCCGCCACCGATTTGCGCTCGGACACCACGGCATTGGCAGGGAATGTGTCATCGGGCCAGCCGAGCGCGATGCTCTTCATGATGATCTGGTCGTCGGCGATCCCCGCATGCTCGCGCACCACCGGCGACTGCATGATGCCCTGGCTGTTGATGACGGCGCCGAGCCCGCGCGACCAGGCGGCATTGACGAGGGCGGTGGCCACGGCGCCGCAATCGAACGGCGTATCGTCGCTGCCGTCCAGCACGCGGTCATAAGTCACGATGATGCAAACCGGCGCATCGAACTGGCGGAAGCCGCGCAGCACCCAGTCCTGCCGCATCTCCTTGTCGTCGCGCGCGATCCCCATCGCTGCGAACAGCTGCTTGGCAACACCGACCTGACGGTCGCGATGCGCGCCTGCAAATGGCTGCCCGGTGCGGAATTCGCGCGACTGCGGAATGCCGGCGACCATGCGCTCGGTATTGCCGGCGCGGATCTTGTTCAGGGGCTCGCCGGTGATGACGTAGAAATTCCATGGCTGCGTATTCATCGACGACGGCGCGCGCATCGCCAGATTGATGATTTCCTCGATCAGCTTCTGCGGCACCGGATCAGGCTTGTAACCGCGGATGCTCCGGCGGCCGAGAATGACGTCATCGAACTGCATGGGCGTGAAAGCTCCCCGAAAGGCGTTTTTGATTGGCGGGGATATTCGTGGCTTTCGCGGGCGCGTGCAAGATTGACATCGCAGCGCGGGTGCCATTCCGCGACGTGGACATTCGCTGTGGGGCGAATTTCGCTTCGCTCATGCGCCGCGCGTATTAGGATGCGGTCACGGCTGCGCCGCGCGCGTCGATCGCAATGACAAGATCAACAAGAAAGTCGGAAGTGCTGATGTCAGAGAAATTCAACCAGCTTCGTGCCCGCCTGCGGCTGCCCGTGATGGTGGCGCCGATGCTCCGCATCTCCGTGCCGGCGCTGGTGGCGGCGAGCTGCAGCAGCGGCGTGATCGGTTCGTTTCCCACCGTCAACGCGCGCACACCGGATCAACTCGATCGCTGGCTCCACGAGATCAAGGACGGCATCGCCGCGGCCGGCCGCTACGACGCGCCATACTGCGCCAACATCCTCGCACGCTCGGACCCGGACAAGCTGCAGGAGGATCTGAAAATCCTGACCATGCACAAGGTCGAGATCGTGCTGGTCAGCACCGGCGCGCCGGAAAAATATGTACGGCCGCTGCAGGAGATCGGCTGTTTCGTGATCGCCGATGTCGCATCGGTGCGCCATGCGGAGAAGGCGCTGAAGCAGGGCGTGGATGGCCTGGCCTTGCTGACGGCAGGTGCGGGCGGGCAGACCGGCTGGGCCAACGGGCTGGCCTTCGTCCGCGCCATTCGTGCGTTCTATGACGGGCCGCTGTTCCTGGCGGGCGGCGTCTCCGACGGGCAGGCGCTGTGGGCCGCGCAAACTCTTGGCTGCGATCTCGGCCTGATGGGCACGCGCTTTATCGGCGCAGAAGAGTGCGCGTCATCCGACGGCTACAAGGCGATGCTGGTCAATAGCGGCATCGACGATGTGGCGCTGACGCGTGGCATCAGCGGTATCGACGCCAATTTCCTGCGGCCCTCCATCATCGCCTGCGGTCTCGATCCGCAGGAGCTTGCCGCGCCGGTCTCGCCCGAACGGGCGCGCGAAATGTTCAGCAGCTATGCCGGCGACATGCGTGGCCCCAAGCGCTGGGTCGACCTGTGGAGCGCCGGGCACACCGTCTCGGGCGTCACTGCCGTGCAAAGCGTGGCGGAGGTGGTGGAGCAACTCGCCGGCGAATATGCCGACGCCCAGCGCGCCACCCGCACGCTGCTGGCGCAGAGCGAAGCCGCGACCGCATGAGGTGACGGCGGCGTTGGGGCGGGCGTCGTAGCTTGACGCCCACGTCAGGATTTGCGGCAATCGCCGCAAGGCCAATCAGGCCATCGCCAACGGGAGGACCAGATGCCGGACACCATGAGCCTCGAGCGCGCCACCGAATTCGGAGCAGCCTGGAACAGCGGCGATCCCGACCTGATCGCCAGCTTCTTCGCCGAGGACGGCGTCTATCACGCCTCCGTCGGCCCCGATCATCTCGGCCGCACGTTTCGCGGCAAGGACGAGATCCGCACAGGCGCCGCCGTCTTTTTCGCGCGTTTTCCGAACGGGAAGTTCGAAAACCTGAAAGTGGAAGTCGCTGGCGACATGGGGTCGTTCGAATGGGATTTCGTGACGACGGACGCTGATGGCAAGGAGGTCCGCACCGCCGGCTGCGACCTGCTGCGCTTCCGCG
It contains:
- a CDS encoding nuclear transport factor 2 family protein, producing the protein MPDTMSLERATEFGAAWNSGDPDLIASFFAEDGVYHASVGPDHLGRTFRGKDEIRTGAAVFFARFPNGKFENLKVEVAGDMGSFEWDFVTTDADGKEVRTAGCDLLRFRGSEVILKNAFRKVPG
- a CDS encoding TonB-dependent receptor plug domain-containing protein, with product MSSAFRPSPTHGRFLLSSCILALSLGAGAAQAQQIASPNLLPPVEIVTPRPNAATAQPAQTRTRRAARRPAPPAETVTAAPNPFPPVVISPTGIATSVDRVASSVSVVTQKDIETQQYRAVPDVLATIPGLNVVQTGGPGGQTSVFMRGTNSNHTKVLIDGIDVGDPSTPNGAFDYANLLTANVQQIEVLRGPQSGLYGSDAIGGVISVITRKGEGPARVSGTFEAGSFNTFNQNIGLSGSKDNVNYAFSVAHLHAGDVPVTPQQSLPPGQRAIGNNYDNKTISSKVGVDLNENLTINSVLRYTDALLYFTGDDFNFPSAPNPTQSSHAVQQFATREEAVWTALDGRIRSYFGVNYSNNNRFDRSPTSATPSSSTGDRLKFDWHTVAEITRGNNIVVGAEQQTDRLSSAEFVAQTGNKAGFVELQSQLADRIFVVANVREDSHDQFGNHTTWRVAPAVIVPVTETKLKASYGTGFKAPSLSQLLEKTLFSTGNPNLKPEESTGYDVGFEQPFFNDQVRFGATYFRNDITNLINSNTSFTSYVNVDLATTEGTESFVTARITERFGIRADYTYTRAVNALTGATLLRRPKEKWSATATWLPIDALTLSATVLHLGTWRDIDRSTFVNLDAPGFTLVNLRGDYALNDQVKLFARVDNLFDVRYQNPTGFLAPGLGVFGGVRLASYGVQ
- a CDS encoding NAD(P)H-dependent flavin oxidoreductase, which gives rise to MSEKFNQLRARLRLPVMVAPMLRISVPALVAASCSSGVIGSFPTVNARTPDQLDRWLHEIKDGIAAAGRYDAPYCANILARSDPDKLQEDLKILTMHKVEIVLVSTGAPEKYVRPLQEIGCFVIADVASVRHAEKALKQGVDGLALLTAGAGGQTGWANGLAFVRAIRAFYDGPLFLAGGVSDGQALWAAQTLGCDLGLMGTRFIGAEECASSDGYKAMLVNSGIDDVALTRGISGIDANFLRPSIIACGLDPQELAAPVSPERAREMFSSYAGDMRGPKRWVDLWSAGHTVSGVTAVQSVAEVVEQLAGEYADAQRATRTLLAQSEAATA
- a CDS encoding nitroreductase, yielding MQFDDVILGRRSIRGYKPDPVPQKLIEEIINLAMRAPSSMNTQPWNFYVITGEPLNKIRAGNTERMVAGIPQSREFRTGQPFAGAHRDRQVGVAKQLFAAMGIARDDKEMRQDWVLRGFRQFDAPVCIIVTYDRVLDGSDDTPFDCGAVATALVNAAWSRGLGAVINSQGIMQSPVVREHAGIADDQIIMKSIALGWPDDTFPANAVVSERKSVAEATRFVGFT